Proteins from a single region of Cytophagaceae bacterium:
- a CDS encoding isoamylase early set domain-containing protein, which translates to MALAKQFLKSKPVCKVTFELSADQVQGKEVSLLGDFNNWNSTDTQLKKQKGGTFKTTIELPVGQELQFRYLIDGANWINDEAADKYVPSGVSAEQNSVVVL; encoded by the coding sequence ATGGCATTAGCAAAACAGTTTTTGAAATCAAAGCCGGTATGTAAAGTTACCTTCGAACTTTCGGCTGATCAGGTGCAAGGAAAAGAGGTTTCTCTTTTGGGAGATTTTAACAATTGGAATTCGACTGACACGCAGTTGAAAAAACAAAAAGGTGGTACATTTAAAACTACGATTGAATTGCCGGTTGGGCAAGAGCTTCAGTTCAGATATCTGATTGACGGAGCCAACTGGATCAACGATGAGGCAGCAGACAAATATGTTCCTTCGGGAGTTTCTGCCGAACAAAACAGCGTAGTGGTTTTATAA
- a CDS encoding cysteine desulfurase — MPERIYLDNAATTPLDPEVLQAMLPYMTEFYGNPSSIHAQGRKTKSAIEMARKSIASLLGTSPGEIFFTSCGTEADNMALIKSVENLGVKHIISSPLEHHAILHTLEYLKERFGIKITFLEHDRNGVLNLEQLEGLLENAEDTLVSLMHGNNEIGNLLDIDQVAEKCAAHKVLFHSDTVQTMGHHIFDLKNSPIDFIVGSAHKFHGPKGTGFIYINAKNRLHPLIHGGAQERNMRGGTENLYGIVGMARALEMAYQNFEQDKNHILGLKEYLKDELMKKIPGVSFNGVSGELEKSLYTVLNVSFPPHPDNEMILFKLDIEGISCSGGSACASGTNLGSHVLNALQIPEERANVRFSFSKFNTRAEVDKTIATLLQVFG; from the coding sequence ATGCCAGAAAGAATTTATCTCGACAATGCCGCCACCACACCACTTGACCCAGAAGTGCTACAGGCTATGTTGCCTTATATGACAGAGTTTTATGGTAATCCATCCTCTATTCATGCTCAGGGGCGAAAAACCAAATCGGCAATCGAGATGGCCCGTAAAAGCATTGCGTCTTTGTTGGGGACCTCACCGGGAGAAATATTCTTTACATCATGCGGCACCGAAGCCGACAACATGGCACTGATCAAATCGGTCGAAAATCTGGGTGTAAAACATATCATTTCCAGCCCCCTGGAGCATCATGCTATATTGCATACACTTGAATATCTGAAAGAGAGGTTTGGAATTAAAATTACTTTCTTAGAGCACGACCGAAATGGGGTTCTGAATCTGGAGCAATTGGAGGGCCTTTTGGAAAACGCTGAAGACACGCTGGTAAGTCTGATGCATGGCAACAATGAGATTGGAAATTTGCTGGATATAGATCAGGTAGCCGAAAAGTGTGCTGCCCATAAAGTTCTTTTTCATTCAGATACGGTGCAGACCATGGGTCATCATATATTTGATTTGAAAAACAGCCCCATTGACTTTATAGTAGGTTCAGCCCATAAATTTCACGGACCAAAAGGCACAGGCTTTATTTACATCAATGCCAAAAACCGTCTGCATCCTCTGATTCATGGCGGTGCTCAGGAGCGAAACATGCGTGGAGGCACCGAAAATCTTTATGGTATCGTGGGCATGGCCAGGGCTTTGGAGATGGCTTATCAGAATTTTGAGCAGGACAAGAACCATATTTTAGGTTTAAAGGAATATCTGAAAGATGAATTGATGAAGAAAATTCCCGGGGTAAGTTTCAATGGGGTATCCGGGGAATTGGAAAAAAGTCTTTATACAGTATTAAATGTGAGTTTCCCTCCTCATCCCGACAACGAAATGATTCTTTTCAAACTCGATATTGAGGGAATCTCCTGCTCGGGTGGCAGTGCCTGTGCCAGTGGAACCAATCTGGGTTCACATGTTTTGAATGCCCTTCAGATTCCGGAAGAAAGAGCCAATGTACGGTTTTCTTTCAGCAAGTTTAACACCCGGGCCGAAGTCGATAAAACGATTGCCACGCTATTGCAGGTTTTTGGATAA
- a CDS encoding Lrp/AsnC ligand binding domain-containing protein codes for MDLDEYDILILKELEKDGRKPYSEISKKLEISNTMVNQRVNRMKEAGLIKKMALELDERKMGYEWSAFTGIILKEDSNSEHIIELLKEIPEVVECYYITGQYTLYIRIVAKNSEHMRRILYEKIDHIPGVLKTESLIDFGRAFKRNVPIE; via the coding sequence ATGGATTTGGACGAATACGATATTCTGATTTTGAAAGAGCTGGAAAAAGACGGCAGAAAACCTTATTCTGAAATCTCGAAAAAACTGGAAATATCCAATACTATGGTTAACCAGCGGGTCAACCGCATGAAAGAGGCCGGTTTAATCAAAAAAATGGCTCTGGAACTCGACGAACGCAAGATGGGCTATGAATGGAGTGCTTTTACAGGAATTATCCTGAAAGAAGATTCCAATTCGGAACATATCATTGAGCTTTTGAAAGAAATCCCCGAAGTAGTAGAATGCTATTATATTACCGGCCAATATACATTATATATAAGGATAGTGGCCAAAAACAGTGAGCACATGCGTAGGATTCTTTATGAAAAGATAGACCATATTCCGGGAGTGCTCAAAACCGAGTCGCTGATTGACTTCGGAAGGGCATTTAAGCGAAATGTGCCTATAGAATGA
- the rocD gene encoding ornithine--oxo-acid transaminase: MNQTLSLSEHYIELEEKHGAHNYHPLPVVLEKGRGAKVWDMEGKEYFDFLSAYSAVNQGHCHPRIIAKLTEQAQKLTLTSRAFHSAALGRFEQFITDLFGYDKVLMMNTGVEAVETALKICRKWAYEKKGVPEGKAKIIFASENFHGRTLGVISASTDSSSTNGFGPFLPGIEVIAYDDIEALENVLLEDPFVAGFIVEPIQGEAGVKVPHEGYLKEVAKLCKAANVLFIADEIQTGIARTGKMLCVDHENVKPDILILGKALSGGVLPVSAVLANDPIMLCIKPGQHGSTFGGNPLACEVAKEALQVVLDENLAEKAGKLGEIFRGKINDYIENSNIVKLVRGKGLLNAVEVNTDEESKLAWNICVRLMEKGLLAKPTHGNKIRFAPPLVISEEELIKATEIIIDTFREFEE; this comes from the coding sequence ATGAATCAGACCCTTAGCCTTTCAGAACATTATATTGAACTAGAAGAAAAACATGGTGCTCACAATTACCACCCACTGCCTGTGGTGCTGGAAAAAGGCCGGGGAGCCAAAGTGTGGGACATGGAAGGCAAAGAATATTTTGACTTTTTGTCAGCATATTCTGCGGTAAATCAAGGGCATTGTCATCCGAGAATCATCGCAAAACTTACCGAACAAGCTCAGAAACTGACTCTAACTTCCAGGGCTTTTCATAGTGCGGCATTGGGAAGGTTTGAGCAGTTTATCACCGATCTTTTTGGATATGATAAAGTCCTGATGATGAATACCGGCGTAGAAGCCGTGGAGACAGCACTCAAAATATGCCGCAAATGGGCCTACGAAAAGAAAGGTGTACCGGAAGGAAAAGCCAAGATCATTTTTGCCAGTGAAAATTTTCATGGAAGAACTTTGGGTGTGATTTCGGCATCCACTGACAGCAGCAGTACAAATGGTTTTGGGCCATTTTTACCGGGAATCGAGGTGATTGCCTATGATGACATAGAAGCTCTTGAAAATGTTCTGCTTGAAGATCCTTTTGTGGCGGGTTTTATTGTAGAGCCCATCCAGGGTGAAGCGGGGGTAAAAGTGCCACATGAGGGCTATCTGAAAGAAGTGGCCAAACTTTGCAAAGCCGCCAATGTGCTGTTTATCGCCGACGAGATTCAGACCGGGATAGCCCGCACTGGCAAGATGCTTTGTGTCGATCATGAAAATGTAAAACCTGACATTTTGATATTGGGTAAAGCACTTTCGGGAGGAGTATTACCGGTATCGGCAGTACTGGCCAACGACCCCATCATGCTATGCATCAAACCCGGTCAGCACGGCTCTACCTTTGGAGGTAACCCTCTCGCATGTGAAGTAGCCAAAGAAGCCTTGCAGGTAGTGTTGGATGAAAATCTGGCAGAAAAAGCAGGCAAATTGGGAGAAATCTTCAGAGGGAAAATAAATGATTATATTGAAAATAGTAATATCGTAAAGCTGGTGAGAGGCAAAGGGCTGCTCAACGCCGTAGAAGTCAACACCGACGAAGAGTCAAAACTCGCCTGGAATATCTGTGTAAGATTAATGGAAAAAGGTCTTTTGGCCAAACCAACCCATGGTAATAAAATCAGATTTGCACCGCCGCTAGTGATTAGTGAAGAAGAACTCATCAAAGCCACAGAGATAATTATTGATACTTTCAGGGAGTTTGAGGAATAG
- a CDS encoding NUDIX hydrolase → MNAVASLFSPYSPFVSIDCVIFGFQNRNLKVLVLKFHQTEIYALPGGFIKETEDIDAAAHRILSERTGVKEVYLEQFGVFGKVNRVDSETRSKLIEALDFPETHKQFIQNRFVSIGYFSLVDVNQVMLNKDAVSESLEWFDIENLPTLMHDHQEIVEAARKSLSDDLYNHAVGKNLMPEQFTMNELQNLHEAILGTKLTRTNFQRKMLSLGFLERIEKKFTGKAHKAPFLYSFR, encoded by the coding sequence ATGAATGCAGTCGCGTCTCTGTTTAGTCCATATTCACCATTTGTTTCTATAGATTGTGTAATTTTTGGGTTTCAAAATCGAAACCTTAAAGTTTTGGTTCTAAAATTCCATCAGACCGAAATCTATGCTCTGCCGGGTGGTTTTATCAAAGAAACTGAAGATATTGATGCGGCTGCCCACAGGATTTTAAGTGAAAGAACCGGAGTAAAAGAGGTCTATCTCGAACAGTTTGGAGTTTTTGGAAAAGTGAACAGGGTAGATTCAGAAACCAGAAGTAAACTTATTGAAGCCCTGGATTTTCCGGAAACACATAAGCAGTTCATTCAAAACCGCTTTGTTTCTATCGGATATTTCTCTTTGGTTGATGTCAATCAGGTGATGCTCAATAAGGACGCGGTTTCGGAATCTTTGGAATGGTTTGATATCGAAAATTTGCCCACACTCATGCACGACCACCAGGAGATTGTGGAGGCGGCCAGAAAGTCTCTCTCCGATGACCTCTACAACCACGCTGTGGGCAAAAACCTGATGCCCGAACAGTTTACCATGAACGAACTCCAAAACCTTCACGAAGCCATACTAGGCACTAAACTTACCCGCACCAACTTCCAAAGAAAAATGCTCTCACTGGGTTTTCTGGAAAGGATTGAAAAGAAATTTACAGGAAAAGCCCACAAGGCTCCTTTTTTGTATTCGTTCAGGTAA
- the rpmG gene encoding 50S ribosomal protein L33 codes for MAKKGNRVQVILECTEHKTSGMPGMSRYITTKNRKNTTSRLELKKYNPVMKKMTVHKEIK; via the coding sequence ATGGCAAAGAAAGGAAATAGAGTTCAGGTGATATTGGAATGTACCGAACACAAAACTTCAGGAATGCCCGGAATGTCACGCTACATCACTACCAAAAACCGCAAGAATACCACTTCGCGTTTGGAGTTGAAAAAATACAATCCGGTAATGAAAAAAATGACCGTTCACAAAGAAATCAAATAA
- a CDS encoding DUF4295 domain-containing protein: protein MAKKVVATLRDKTALKSFAKVIKAVKSDKTGAYTFKEEMVAVDNIAEALK, encoded by the coding sequence ATGGCAAAGAAAGTAGTTGCGACCCTTCGTGATAAAACAGCTCTTAAGAGTTTTGCAAAAGTTATCAAAGCTGTAAAGTCAGATAAAACCGGTGCCTATACCTTCAAAGAAGAAATGGTAGCCGTTGATAATATCGCCGAAGCTCTGAAATAA
- a CDS encoding acyl-CoA thioesterase has protein sequence MNTPKVFSQNITVTKEHLDEMHHVNNLVYIGFLLDAATAHWNTTVPAEISDTIRWVVRKHEIEYLKQAEEGDILTVKTWVDDFEGVTSLRYYEILKNNSLVVKAKTLWVALDAFTLKPKRLDPAALKILFFE, from the coding sequence ATGAATACTCCGAAAGTATTTTCTCAAAACATCACCGTAACAAAAGAACATCTCGACGAGATGCATCATGTCAACAATCTGGTGTATATCGGTTTTCTGTTAGATGCTGCCACTGCCCATTGGAACACAACCGTACCCGCCGAAATTTCGGATACGATCAGATGGGTAGTTAGAAAACATGAAATAGAATATCTGAAACAAGCGGAAGAGGGCGATATTCTAACCGTTAAAACCTGGGTTGATGATTTTGAAGGTGTGACCAGTCTCAGATATTATGAAATTTTAAAAAACAATTCTCTGGTTGTTAAAGCCAAAACACTTTGGGTTGCATTGGATGCCTTTACATTAAAACCCAAAAGGCTTGATCCGGCAGCATTGAAAATTCTCTTTTTTGAATAA